The genomic interval CTCAAGGAATACATGGCGCAACATGCGTGGTGCTTTCCGATCGAGCCCGCGCTGCGTCTGATCGTCGATTGCTTCGAGTGGGGCGCGAAGCATGCGCCGCTGTGGAACACGATCTCGATTTCCGGCTACCACATTCGCGAAGCCGGTTCGACGGCCGCACAGGAGCTGGCGTTCACGCTCGCCGACGGATTCACGTACGTCGAACGCGGCATCGCGCGCGGGCTCGACGTCGACGACTTCGCGCCGCGCCTCTCGTTCTTCTGGGACATCCACAACGACTTCTTCGAGGAGATCGCGAAGCTGCGTGCGGCGCGGCGCATCTGGGCGCGCCATCTCAAGGAACGGTATGGCGCGAAGAGTCCGCGCTCGTGGATCATGCGCTTCCACTCGCAAACCGCGGGAGTCACGCTCACGGCGCAGCAGCCGATGAACAACGTCGTGCGCGTCGCCTACCAGGCACTCGCCGCGGTCCTCGGGGGCACGCAGTCGCTGCACACGAACTCGATGGACGAAACGCTCGCGCTGCCAACGGAAGAAGCCGTGCAGGTCGCGCTGCGTACGCAGCAAGTGCTGGCGTATGAGACCGGCGTCCCGAACGTGATCGATCCGCTTGGCGGCTCATACTACGTCGAAGCGCTGACCGACCAGCTCGAGCGCGAAGCCGAGTCGCTCTTCGCCGAAATCGAAGGCGTGGGCGGTGTGGTGGCCGGTCTCGAGACCGGTTGGTTCCAGCGCAAGATCGCGGAATCCGCGGCGCGGCAACAGTGGGAGATCGAGCAACATCGGCGCGCGATCGTCGGCGTCAACGAGTTCGTGACCGACGAGCCCGAGCTGTCGATTCCGATTCTCAAAGTCGGAGCGGAAGCTGAGCGTTCGCAGCGTGAGCGCATGGCGACGATGCGTGCCGAACGAAATCAGCAGTCGTGCGACGAGGCGCTGGCGCGCCTCAAGCAGGCGGCCGAGGGCTCGGAGAATGTGTTCCCGCACATTCTCGAGGCGGCACGGCGCTATTGCACGCTGTACGAGATCCGCGCGTCGCTCGAGAGCGTGTTCGGCGCGTATCGCGAGCCGGTGTTCTTTTAGGTTTCCGTCGTTCTCGCGATACTTCAACAACGCTTACAACCGCGGCGCGCAAAAACTCTTGCGCGCCGCTGTCGCACGTCGTAGCGTCGCCACGTGAGACTACTTGCATACACAGTAGGCGCGACGGCGCTCCTCGGACTCGCGAGCTCGGCGAACGGGCAAAGCGTCGACGGCCGCGTACGGGACGCGGCGTCCAGTGCGCCCATTCCGGGCGCGGTGATTTCGCTGATCGCGTCCGATGGTCGGACGCTCGCGCGAACGATCACGAACGCGCAGGGGCAGTATCGCCTGTCGGGAAGCGGCGCCGCGCGGCTGCACGCCATTCGCATCGGCTTCAGACCGATCGATTCGACGCTTACCGCGACCGTGGCGAACGCACACGTCACCATCGACCTCACCATGACCACGGTGCCCGCCGTGCTCGAGGCGGTGCAGGTGCATGACCAATCAATGTGTCCGTCGCGCGACGACAGACCCGAGGCGTTTGCGCTCTGGGAGCAGGCGCGCGCCGCGCTTCTCGCGAGCGTCGTCGCCCGCGAAGCCAATCCGCCGAGCGTGCGTGTCCTGTTGTACGATCGCACGCTGGATCGCACCGGCGCGCGGGTGCAGCAGCAGCTCGTCGTGGACAGCGTGTTCACGGCTTCGACGCCGCTCGCCTCCGGACGCACGGCGGCTGAGTACGAATCGAAAGGGTATGCGAATAGCGACACGACCGGCGAGCATCGCACCTACTTCGCGCCCGACGCCGACGTGCTGCTCGACTCCTCGTTCGTCAGGACGCATTGTTTATCGCGGCGCGCCGATGCGGCTGATCATCCGGGGCAGGTCGGTCTTGCGTTCACGCCGGCGCCGTCAAGGAAATCGCTCGTCGATATCGACGGCGTGATGTGGCTCGATCGTTCGCATTGGCAGCTTCGTTCGCTCGAGTTCAAGTTCACTGGAAATCTCGAACGTGCGGCGCTCGATGCCGCGGCTGGTGGATCGCTGAGCTTCGCCGACATGCCCGGCGGCGTCGCCTTGACGCAGCGATGGAACCTCCGCTTGCCCGTCCTCGCCCGAACCGACATTCGTTTCCGCGGCGGCCGTGCAACGGCAACGGCCGGCATTGCCGCATTGCGCGATGTTGGCGGTGAAGTGGCCGAAGCCAGTTGGCCCGAAGGCGACGTGTGGCGCGACACGCTGCCGACGTTGACCGGGCGTGTGATGGGCGATGATGGCCATCCCATTGCGGGCGTCTACGTGCATCTGCGCGGCACGTCATTCGATACGCAGAGCGATTCGACCGGTGCGTTTCGCATCGTGTCGATCCTTCCAGGGCCGTACGTCGCCGAGGCGATCGACACCACGTTCGGTGAATTCGCGACGGCGTCGACGACGACGGTCGACTTGCGCCGCGACGCGCCAACCGCCGCGGCCATCACGATGCCGTCGCGCGTGAAACACATTCAATCGTTGTGTGAAGACGCGCACGCGAGCGACGCCGGCGCGACGGGCCGTGCGCTGGTGCTCGGCCGCGTGCTGGTCGGCGCAACGGCCGCCACTGACGCAACCGTCAACGTGCGGTGGCCCAGTCCATCGGCGAGTGGGGGTGTGCTGCGTTTCGTCGGACGCACCGATTCGACCGGGACGTTCGCCATCTGTGGTGCGCCGCAGAACATTCCGATTACAGTGAGCGCCGCGCGCGATTCGTTGGTGAGTGCGTACGCGACGATCACGCTCGATTCGACAGCGCTCATCGCGCGGCCGACGCTGACGCTCGCGCGCGCCGATGTGGTGGGGTTGCCCGCATTTCGACGGCGTCGCGCGACGGTCCTGGCGTCGAGTGGCGCGCCGCTGTCCGATGCCGAGCTTCTCGACGTGAACACGGGCCGAACTATCGGCCGCTCGACCGCCGACGGCACGCTCAGCCTCGCGACGCTCCCCGAAGGTCCGAACATGCTGCGCGTGCGAAAGCCGGGATTCGAGCAGCGCCCACTCGTCGTCGACATCAAGCCGACGGATACGCTGCCGGTGACGGTCACGCTGCGAACGGTAACGGAGCTTGCGGCGGTGAAAGTGACGGCGCGATCGACGAACAGCACGGTCGAGAGTCTCGGCGCGGTGAACAACGGAATTCTCGATCGCGCAAAGCTGGGCATCGGCCACTTCATGCTGACGGATGAATTCGACAAGGCGAATGGCCGGCCGCTCAATTCGCTGCTGACGAAACTCGGCATGCACATGTTCCGAACGCGACGCGGCACGGCGTACTTGAGCGGCGGACATCTCACGGGTACGTGTCCGGTGTCGCTGTACATGAACGGCATGCTCATGTGGGCGAACACGCGGAGTTTCGCGGGCGTCGAGCCGCCCGACCTGGAGATCATGATGACGGCCGACTTCGCAGCCGCCGAGTACTACGCCTCGCCGGCGGAGGTGCCGTCGGAGTACAACGCGACGGGGTCGACGAGCGGGTGCGGAGTGTTGTTGTTGTGGACGAGGGGGTAACCCTGGAAGTCATCACGAGCGGAGGCGCGCAGCGCCGAAGTCGAGGAATGACTTCTGTCAGTTGCCTACGCCATCTCGTCGAAATACTTCTCAATCCGCTTTCGCATTTCCGGACTCGGCAACCGTCCGCGCGCCGCGGCATTGTTGTCTTCCGCGAACTGCACCATGTCGGTGCCGGGAATGACGCACGTCACGGCCGGATTCGACACGATGTACTTGAGCAGGATCTGCGGCCACGTCGCGGCGTCGAACTCGGCGGCCCAGTCCGGCACCGGTTTGCCAAGAACTTTCGGCAGCACACGCGTGCGGCCGAACGGCAGGTTGATGAGGACGCCCATCCCCAGCTCCGCGGCGAGCGGCAGAATGCGTTCGCCGGCGCTGCGGTTGTCGACCGCATAGTCGATCTGCACGAAGTCGAGCTTGTGTTTTTTCATGGCGTCTTCGAGCGCGCCGTACGACGGCTTCATGCTCGTCGTGATGCCCGTGTAACGAATACGCTTCGCGTCCTTGAGCTCGTGCAGAAGCGGCGCGAGCGTGTCGGGCATGGCGACATTCCAGATCTGTAATAGATCGATGCGGTCGCTCCGCAGGTGGGCGAACGAATCGTCGATCATCGTCCGCGCCGCCGCGAGATCTCTCGCGGGCCGCCCGACCTTCGTGGCGAGAAAGTATTTGTCGCGATTCTTCAATTCGGCGAGCGCCTCGCCGACGACACTTTCGGCGCGTCCGTAGGACGGCGCCGTATCGAGCACCTTGCCGCCGAGCTCGGGAAACCGCCGCAGTACGTTGGTGAGCTCGACGAGTTGCTCGGGCGTCGGGTTCTCATACTTCACCGCGGTGCCCATACCAACGACTGGCAACTTCTCGCCGCTCGACGGAATCGCGCGTTCGATCAACGCACCCGGGGCGGCGATGGAGCCGAACCTCGGCAGTTTGCCGAGTGAGAGCAGCGCACCGGCACCGAGTCCGAACTTGATGGCGTCGCGGCGTGAGACGGGGTTGTGCGACATAAAGTGTCATCCTGAGCGGCGCAGCCGCGAAGAACCCCCTTTCCGTGCGGAACGCGCCGCAGCGACAGGGGTCCTTCGGTCGCTGCGCGCCCTCAGGATGACACGGCTGATGGATTCCCGCAACGAGTAGCTTTCCCGCCATGGCGAATCCGAACTGGTGGGCCGACTACTTCGACGCGCAATACCTGCTCGAGTACGAACCGCTGTTTTCGCTCGAGCGCGACCGACACGAGGTCGCTCGGCTCATGGACGTGCTTGGCCTGCCGTCGGGCGCGCGCATTCTCGACGTCCCGTGCGGCCAGGGGCGTCACGCGCATTTGTTCGCCGAAGCGGGCTTCGACGTCGACGGATTGGATTACTCACGCGAGCTGCTCGCCAAAGCACGCGCGCGCGGAACAGCGCGCACCCTTCGCTACACGCGCGGCGACATGCGGGCGCTGCCGGCGCAATGGACCGGACGCTTCGATGCGGTGCTCAATCTCTTTACATCGTTCGGCTTTTTCGCCGATCCCGCCGACGATCGTCGCGTGATCAGCGAGTTTGCACGCGTGCTTGCACCAGGCGGCGTGGTCGTGTGGTACGGCGGAAGCCGAGACGGCGTGATGGCGCGGTTCCTCGAGCGCGACTGGTGGCAGACGCAGGACGGAACGCTGATCGCGCAGGAGCGCTCGTTCGATGCATTGTCGGGTCAGTTGCACGTGCACACGGTGTGGTCGGGCCCTCGGAGTCACGGATCGCGCGACCACGCGATCCGCCTGTATACGCCGACGCGACTTGCCGAGCTGTTCGCGGAGGCGGGCTTGATCGTCGAGGCGACGTATGACGGCCTGCGCGATCGGCCGTTGCGTCGCGACTCGAGCGAGATGCTCGTCGTCGCGCGGAAGGAACCACCATTACGACCCTTGAGCCCTCTGCGTCCGTTGCCCCGGCGCAAGCGGCCCCGCTAGCTTCTTGATGTCATGCCAGACATGCGTCCAATTCGAGTACTCGTTGCGAAGCCGGGCCTCGACGGCCACGATCGCGGCGCGAAAGTGGTTGCCGCCGCGCTCCGCGATGCCGGCATGGAAGTGATTTATACCGGGCTGCATCAGACGCCCGAGATGATCGCCACCGCCGCGGTCCAGGAAGACGTCGACGTGGTCGGCTTGTCGATTCTGAGCGGCGCCCACATGACGCTCTTTCCTCGCGTGCGCGAGCTGCTGCACGAGCAAGGGCGCGACGACATTCTGATCACCGGGGGCGGCATCATCCCGCGCGAAGACATGGAGTCGTTGCAAGGGCTCGGCATTGGCAAGTTGTTCGGTCCCGGAACCCCGACGACTGACCTGATCGAGTACATCCGCGAGTGGTTCTCCGAGCGAGAGGAAACGCTCGGGCAGGAAGCGTGACGGCGAGTAAGACAGGAACGACACGGCTGCGCGAGCTGAGCGCGGAGGTTCGGGCGCTCGA from Gemmatimonadaceae bacterium carries:
- a CDS encoding carboxypeptidase-like regulatory domain-containing protein, with the protein product MRLLAYTVGATALLGLASSANGQSVDGRVRDAASSAPIPGAVISLIASDGRTLARTITNAQGQYRLSGSGAARLHAIRIGFRPIDSTLTATVANAHVTIDLTMTTVPAVLEAVQVHDQSMCPSRDDRPEAFALWEQARAALLASVVAREANPPSVRVLLYDRTLDRTGARVQQQLVVDSVFTASTPLASGRTAAEYESKGYANSDTTGEHRTYFAPDADVLLDSSFVRTHCLSRRADAADHPGQVGLAFTPAPSRKSLVDIDGVMWLDRSHWQLRSLEFKFTGNLERAALDAAAGGSLSFADMPGGVALTQRWNLRLPVLARTDIRFRGGRATATAGIAALRDVGGEVAEASWPEGDVWRDTLPTLTGRVMGDDGHPIAGVYVHLRGTSFDTQSDSTGAFRIVSILPGPYVAEAIDTTFGEFATASTTTVDLRRDAPTAAAITMPSRVKHIQSLCEDAHASDAGATGRALVLGRVLVGATAATDATVNVRWPSPSASGGVLRFVGRTDSTGTFAICGAPQNIPITVSAARDSLVSAYATITLDSTALIARPTLTLARADVVGLPAFRRRRATVLASSGAPLSDAELLDVNTGRTIGRSTADGTLSLATLPEGPNMLRVRKPGFEQRPLVVDIKPTDTLPVTVTLRTVTELAAVKVTARSTNSTVESLGAVNNGILDRAKLGIGHFMLTDEFDKANGRPLNSLLTKLGMHMFRTRRGTAYLSGGHLTGTCPVSLYMNGMLMWANTRSFAGVEPPDLEIMMTADFAAAEYYASPAEVPSEYNATGSTSGCGVLLLWTRG
- a CDS encoding methyltransferase domain-containing protein, whose protein sequence is MANPNWWADYFDAQYLLEYEPLFSLERDRHEVARLMDVLGLPSGARILDVPCGQGRHAHLFAEAGFDVDGLDYSRELLAKARARGTARTLRYTRGDMRALPAQWTGRFDAVLNLFTSFGFFADPADDRRVISEFARVLAPGGVVVWYGGSRDGVMARFLERDWWQTQDGTLIAQERSFDALSGQLHVHTVWSGPRSHGSRDHAIRLYTPTRLAELFAEAGLIVEATYDGLRDRPLRRDSSEMLVVARKEPPLRPLSPLRPLPRRKRPR
- a CDS encoding aldo/keto reductase, encoding MSHNPVSRRDAIKFGLGAGALLSLGKLPRFGSIAAPGALIERAIPSSGEKLPVVGMGTAVKYENPTPEQLVELTNVLRRFPELGGKVLDTAPSYGRAESVVGEALAELKNRDKYFLATKVGRPARDLAAARTMIDDSFAHLRSDRIDLLQIWNVAMPDTLAPLLHELKDAKRIRYTGITTSMKPSYGALEDAMKKHKLDFVQIDYAVDNRSAGERILPLAAELGMGVLINLPFGRTRVLPKVLGKPVPDWAAEFDAATWPQILLKYIVSNPAVTCVIPGTDMVQFAEDNNAAARGRLPSPEMRKRIEKYFDEMA
- a CDS encoding methylmalonyl-CoA mutase family protein, which produces MTSTREFAQQTNDPGDHDDERAELERLRAEVADWRRRYDKGELRQIAFTNSEKEVEPLYTALDTDPQSAENLGVPGMYPFTRGIHPTGYRGKLWTMRQFAGFGSASDTNARFKFLLEHGQTGLSTAFDFPTLMGYDSDHPRSLGEVGKTGVAISSLADMEVLFDGIPLDKVSTSMTINGPAIILWAFYIAAAEKQGVSSEKLRGTIQNDILKEYMAQHAWCFPIEPALRLIVDCFEWGAKHAPLWNTISISGYHIREAGSTAAQELAFTLADGFTYVERGIARGLDVDDFAPRLSFFWDIHNDFFEEIAKLRAARRIWARHLKERYGAKSPRSWIMRFHSQTAGVTLTAQQPMNNVVRVAYQALAAVLGGTQSLHTNSMDETLALPTEEAVQVALRTQQVLAYETGVPNVIDPLGGSYYVEALTDQLEREAESLFAEIEGVGGVVAGLETGWFQRKIAESAARQQWEIEQHRRAIVGVNEFVTDEPELSIPILKVGAEAERSQRERMATMRAERNQQSCDEALARLKQAAEGSENVFPHILEAARRYCTLYEIRASLESVFGAYREPVFF
- a CDS encoding cobalamin B12-binding domain-containing protein; translated protein: MPDMRPIRVLVAKPGLDGHDRGAKVVAAALRDAGMEVIYTGLHQTPEMIATAAVQEDVDVVGLSILSGAHMTLFPRVRELLHEQGRDDILITGGGIIPREDMESLQGLGIGKLFGPGTPTTDLIEYIREWFSEREETLGQEA